The DNA window GTACGTCCACCATGTAGACGATGGCGGCGACCAGCCCGGCCAGCACGAAGATGCCGAAGATGCTGGTGGTGAAGAGCAGATCCAGCACCACCGCGAGACCCAGTACCAGCAGCCAGAAGGGCTTGGTCTTCTTGTCGGCCGCCCGGTAGGCGTCCTCCCGGCGGGTCGCCGCGTCGATGAGCGCCGCGATCTTGAAGACGATGATCGCGGTGACCAGCCACCACATCGGGTTGAGCCACTCCAGGGACATGACGGCACTGGCTCCCACCGTGGCCTCCTCCTCTGCATCCGACTGCTGTGTCCGACTTGCTGTATCCGACTTGCTGTATCCGACTGCGGGCCTTCATCGTGGCACGGGACCGGCCCGCTGCGTGAGGAACGGCCCGGCCCCGCCCGAAGTGCCCGGAATCAGCTCGCCGACTCCTTGGACGTCGCCGACTTGCGGGCCGTGCCGCGCGGCTTGGCCGACCCGGGCCTCTCCGCACCGGACTCGTCGGCCGGTGCGACGGCCTCGGCGACCCCGTCCGCCGCGTCGGCGACCTTGACCGCAGCCTCGTCGGCGGCGGCGGACGCCCGGGACTCGAAGGCCGCGCCCTTCTCCTCGATCTGCTTGGCCGTCTCCTTGCGGCTCCGGTCGACGACGACCTTGCCGCGCTCGGCCAGCTCGTCGTAGACCTCCTTGGCCTTGACCGCGAACTCCGCGGCCCGGCCCACCTGCTGGAGTGCAAAGCCCTGCGCCCGCTCCTGCAGCACCTTGAGGTCGGTCGGCAGCGTGGTCACCGTCTCGGTCACCTTCGCCTGCGCCTCGACCAGCCGGGCCTGGGCCTCCTGGAACCGGGCGGCGGCCTTCTCCTGCGCGGCCTTGCGGTCCGCGGTGATCTCCTCGACCTTCCCGGGGACCTCGCGCAGCTTCTCGTACGCCAGGTCGCCGGCGCCCGCGAGGGCGTAGAGCGGGGTGGGGTCGGTCAGGGTCTTCTTCAGTTCGTCGGTGATCGGCATGAGGGGTCCTCCCCTTGCGTCGTCGGCGGCGACCGCTCAGTCGCCCGTGGTCTGCACGGCCCCGTCGGGGCCCTGATCCTGCGCCTGGTCCGGCGCCTGGTCCTGGTTCCGGTCCTGCGCCTCGTCCTGCCCGTGCCACGACCCGTCCTTGGCGGTCCCCATCCCGGGGACCCGCATCTGCGCGGCCCTGGCACCGACGGCCTTGGCCGTCGCTATCGCCTTCTCCACCGCCCCGGCGGCCGCCGGCCCATCCGGCGCCGCCGCAGCGTTCTCCTTGAGGAAGGAGTCATATATCGCGAGCAGGACCTGCTTCTGCCGCTCGTTGATCAGCGGATCGGCCAGAATCCCGGCTCGCAGCTCCAGACCCGCCTCCTGCCGCTCATCGAGGATGCCGGCCTGCACATACAGGGTCTCCGCCGAGATCCGCAGCGCCCTGGCGATCTGCTGAAGGATCTCCGCGCTCGGCTTGCGCAGCCCGCGCTCGATCTGGCTGAGATACGGGTTGGACACGCCTGCGGCCTCGGCAAGCTGGCGCAGCGAGTACTGGGCGTTCCGCCGCTGCTCGCGGATGTACTCGCCCAGGGAGCCAACGTTCAGTGAGGCCATGGCTCCATCGTGCACCCGAGTGCTAACTATTGCAAGCACACTGCTTGCAAGTGTGTCGCGACACCCGGACCTTGGGCGCTCACGCGGCGCGGCGGCGAACTCATCCGTTCGCGACGGACGGCAAAAGACAAAGGCAAGGAGGTCACCCACTCCTTGCCACTCTCAACGTATAGCGCACCGGGGGGCTTGCGGCAAGGCCCCGGCCGTGCCGCAGAATGGTCGGCCAAGGCCAGAACCTGCGGAAATAACGGATTTGCGAAGTACGTGCGTTGTTGTCGGCATATGGATTACTCGCGGAGCGGCCGGCCGGCATGCAGCGTTGTTGAATGGGGGGTTTTCATGATTGACGTGATCGTGGTCGGCGGCGGACCGACCGGCTTGATGCTGGCCGGCGAGTTGCGGCTGCACGGCGTGCACGCGCTGGTGCTGGAGAAGGAGGCGGAGCCGACCGGGCAGTCCCGCGCGCTCGGCCTGCATGCGCGCAGCGTCGAGGTGATGGACCAGCGGGGTCTGCTGGAGCGGTTCCTTCCGCTCGGCCGGCAGTTCGCGGTCGGCGGTTTCTTCGCCGGTATCGGCAAGTCGTGGCCTGACCGGCTGGACACGGCGCATTCGTACGTCCTGGCCATCCCGCAGACCGTCACCGAGCGCCTGCTGACCGAGCACGCCACCGAGCTCGGTGCCGAGATCCGGCGCGGCTGCGAACTGGTCGGGCTGAGCCAGGACGAAACCGGGGTGACCGCCGAGCTGGCCGACGGCACCCGGCTGCGCTCGCGCTACCTCGTCGGCTGCGACGGCGGCCGCAGCACGGTGCGCAAGCTGCTCGGCGTCGGCTTCCCCGGTGAGCCCGCCAGGGTCGAGACACTGCTGGGCGAGGTGGAGGTGGCCGTGCCGCCGGAGACGCTCAACGCCGTCATCGCCGAAGTCCGCAAGACCCATCTGCGGTTCGGCGCCATGCCGCGAGGTGAAGGGGTGTACCGCCTCATCGTGCCCGCCGAAGGGGTGGCCGAGGACCGCGCGGTCCCGCCGACCCTGGAGGAGCTCAAGCAGCGGCTGCGGGCGTTCGCCGGCACCGACTTCGGCGCGCACTCACCACGCTGGCTCTCCCGCTTCGGCGACGCCACCCGGCTGGCCGAGCGCTACCGGACCGGCCGGGTCCTGCTGGCCGGAGACGCGGCGCACATCCACCCGCCGACCGGCGGGCAGGGGCTCAACCTCGGTGTCCAGGACGCGTTCAACCTCGGCTGGAAACTGGCCGCCGAGGTCAACGGCTGGGCACCGGAGGGGCTGCTGGACAGCTACCACGCCGAACGGCACCCGGTGGCCGCCGACGTACTGGACAACACCCGCGCGCAGATGCTGCTGCTGTCCCCCGAGCCGGGTCCCCGGTCGGTGCGCCGGCTGGTGTCGGAACTGATGGACTTCGAGGAGGTCAACCGGTACCTGATCGAGAAGCTCACGGCGATCGGGGTCCGCTACGACTTCGGCGAGGGGCATGAACTGCTCGGCCGGCGGATGCGGGACGTGGGGCTGAAGCAGGGTCGCCTCTACGGGCTGATGCACGGCGGTCGCGGGCTGCTGCTCGACCAGACCGGCCGGCTCTCGGTGGAGGGCTGGGCGGATCGGGTCGACCACGTGGTCGACGTCAGCGAGGAACTGGACGTGCCCGCAGCGCTG is part of the Peterkaempfera bronchialis genome and encodes:
- a CDS encoding DUF2516 family protein; translation: MSLEWLNPMWWLVTAIIVFKIAALIDAATRREDAYRAADKKTKPFWLLVLGLAVVLDLLFTTSIFGIFVLAGLVAAIVYMVDVRPAVREIAGGRGGNRNNMGPYGPW
- a CDS encoding helix-turn-helix domain-containing protein, translated to MASLNVGSLGEYIREQRRNAQYSLRQLAEAAGVSNPYLSQIERGLRKPSAEILQQIARALRISAETLYVQAGILDERQEAGLELRAGILADPLINERQKQVLLAIYDSFLKENAAAAPDGPAAAGAVEKAIATAKAVGARAAQMRVPGMGTAKDGSWHGQDEAQDRNQDQAPDQAQDQGPDGAVQTTGD
- the rox gene encoding rifampin monooxygenase → MIDVIVVGGGPTGLMLAGELRLHGVHALVLEKEAEPTGQSRALGLHARSVEVMDQRGLLERFLPLGRQFAVGGFFAGIGKSWPDRLDTAHSYVLAIPQTVTERLLTEHATELGAEIRRGCELVGLSQDETGVTAELADGTRLRSRYLVGCDGGRSTVRKLLGVGFPGEPARVETLLGEVEVAVPPETLNAVIAEVRKTHLRFGAMPRGEGVYRLIVPAEGVAEDRAVPPTLEELKQRLRAFAGTDFGAHSPRWLSRFGDATRLAERYRTGRVLLAGDAAHIHPPTGGQGLNLGVQDAFNLGWKLAAEVNGWAPEGLLDSYHAERHPVAADVLDNTRAQMLLLSPEPGPRSVRRLVSELMDFEEVNRYLIEKLTAIGVRYDFGEGHELLGRRMRDVGLKQGRLYGLMHGGRGLLLDQTGRLSVEGWADRVDHVVDVSEELDVPAALLRPDGHVAWVGEDQQALLSRLPNWFGAPVS